In Sodalis ligni, a single genomic region encodes these proteins:
- the tusC gene encoding sulfurtransferase complex subunit TusC — protein MKRLAFVFTHGPHGSACGREGLDALLAASSVCEGIGVFFIADGVLLLLPGQRPADILARDFIATFGVLPIYDVDRFYICGESLAERGLDAGQQWVLKTEILPAADWRQRLSEFDIVLTF, from the coding sequence ATGAAACGCCTCGCTTTTGTTTTCACCCACGGCCCCCATGGCAGCGCCTGCGGACGTGAAGGACTCGATGCCCTGCTGGCCGCTTCCTCCGTCTGCGAAGGTATCGGCGTTTTTTTCATTGCCGATGGCGTGTTGCTGCTATTGCCGGGACAACGACCGGCGGACATTCTGGCCCGCGATTTTATCGCCACCTTCGGCGTACTGCCGATTTACGACGTCGACCGCTTTTATATCTGTGGGGAGTCGCTGGCTGAACGCGGACTGGACGCGGGGCAACAATGGGTGCTCAAGACCGAAATCCTGCCGGCGGCGGATTGGCGGCAGCGGTTGTCCGAATTTGATATTGTGCTGACCTTCTAA
- the tusB gene encoding sulfurtransferase complex subunit TusB, producing MLYTLSRSPYASDLASLLLTARAGDDLLLLQDGVIAGLAGTPALEKLLAAPLGLYALDVDVAARGLAAHFSDKIAVIGYNDFVSLTVKQPQQMAW from the coding sequence ATGCTCTATACCTTAAGCCGTTCCCCCTACGCCTCCGATCTGGCCTCGCTGTTGCTCACCGCCCGTGCCGGGGACGATTTGCTCCTGCTGCAGGACGGCGTCATCGCCGGGCTGGCGGGCACGCCGGCGCTGGAAAAACTACTCGCCGCGCCGTTGGGGCTGTATGCGCTGGATGTGGATGTGGCCGCCCGTGGATTGGCTGCTCATTTTTCAGACAAAATTGCCGTTATCGGCTATAATGATTTCGTCTCCCTCACGGTAAAACAGCCGCAGCAAATGGCATGGTAA
- the rpsL gene encoding 30S ribosomal protein S12, which yields MATINQLVRKPRTMKVAKSNVPALEACPQKRGVCTRVYTTTPKKPNSALRKVCRVRLTNGFEVTSYIGGEGHNLQEHSVILIRGGRVKDLPGVRYHTVRGALDCSGVKDRKQGRSKYGVKKPKA from the coding sequence ATGGCAACAATTAACCAGCTGGTACGCAAACCCCGCACCATGAAGGTTGCTAAAAGCAACGTTCCGGCGCTGGAAGCCTGCCCGCAGAAACGTGGCGTATGTACCCGCGTATATACCACCACCCCGAAAAAACCGAACTCCGCGCTGCGTAAAGTATGCCGTGTTCGTCTGACCAACGGTTTTGAAGTCACCTCCTATATCGGCGGTGAAGGTCATAACCTGCAGGAACACTCCGTGATCCTGATCCGTGGCGGCCGTGTTAAAGACCTCCCGGGTGTGCGTTACCACACCGTTCGCGGCGCGCTCGACTGCTCCGGCGTTAAAGACCGTAAGCAAGGCCGCTCCAAGTACGGCGTGAAGAAGCCAAAGGCTTAA
- the rpsG gene encoding 30S ribosomal protein S7 — protein MPRRRVIGQRKILPDPKFGSELLAKFVNILMVDGKKSTAEAIVYTALETLAQRSGKGHLEAFEVALDNVRPTVEVKSRRVGGSTYQVPVEVRPVRRNALAMRWIVEAARKRGDKSMALRLANELSDAAENKGTAVKKREDVHRMADANKAFAHYRW, from the coding sequence ATGCCACGTCGTCGCGTCATTGGTCAACGTAAAATCCTGCCGGATCCTAAGTTCGGATCTGAGCTGTTGGCAAAATTTGTCAATATCCTGATGGTAGACGGTAAAAAATCTACCGCTGAAGCAATTGTCTATACCGCGCTGGAGACCCTGGCTCAGCGTTCCGGTAAAGGCCATCTGGAAGCTTTCGAAGTAGCTCTGGACAACGTGCGCCCGACTGTCGAAGTCAAGTCGCGCCGCGTCGGTGGTTCTACTTATCAGGTGCCAGTTGAAGTGCGTCCGGTCCGCCGCAATGCCCTGGCAATGCGCTGGATTGTAGAAGCTGCTCGTAAACGCGGTGATAAATCTATGGCTCTGCGCCTGGCGAACGAACTTTCCGATGCGGCAGAAAATAAAGGCACCGCCGTTAAGAAACGTGAAGACGTTCACCGTATGGCAGATGCCAACAAGGCGTTCGCCCACTACCGCTGGTAA
- the fusA gene encoding elongation factor G, with amino-acid sequence MARITPIARYRNIGISAHIDAGKTTTTERILFYTGVNHKIGEVHDGAATMDWMEQEQERGITITSAATTCFWSGMAKQFDAHRINIIDTPGHVDFTIEVERSMRVLDGAVMVYCAVGGVQPQSETVWRQANKYKVPRIAFVNKMDRMGANYLRVVDQLKTRLAANPVPIQLAIGAEEKFTGVVDLVKMKAINWSEADQGITFNYEEIPADLVDLAHTWHQHLVESAAEANEELMDKYLGGEELTEEEIKHGLRQRVLNNEIILVTCGSAFKNKGVQAMLDAVIEYLPAPTDVQAINGVLEDGETHAERHSSDAEPFSALAFKIATDPFVGNLTFFRVYSGVVNSGDTVLNSVKDKRERFGRIVQMHANKREEIKEVRAGDIAAAIGLKDVTTGDTLCDQSAPIILERMEFPEPVISVAVEPKTKADQEKMGLALGRLAQEDPSFRVWTDEESGQTIIAGMGELHLEILVDRMRREFNVEANVGKPQVAYRETIRNTVEQEGKFVRQSGGRGQFGHIWLRIEPMEPGGKGYEFLNEIVGGVVPKEYVPAVDKGVQEQLKNGVLAGYPIVDVRVAAFDGSYHEVDSSEMAFKIAASMAFKEGFMKAKPVLLEPIMKVEVETPEDYMGDVIGDLNRRRGMIDGMEDTATGKTVRAQVPLSEMFGYATDLRSQTQGRASYSMEFLKYNEAPNNVAQAIIEARKAK; translated from the coding sequence ATGGCTCGTATAACACCTATTGCACGCTACCGTAATATCGGTATCAGTGCACACATCGACGCCGGTAAAACCACCACCACGGAACGCATTCTGTTCTATACCGGTGTAAACCATAAAATCGGTGAAGTCCATGACGGCGCCGCTACTATGGACTGGATGGAACAAGAGCAAGAGCGCGGGATCACCATTACTTCCGCTGCGACCACCTGTTTCTGGTCCGGTATGGCCAAGCAGTTTGATGCCCACCGCATCAACATCATCGACACCCCGGGGCACGTTGACTTCACTATCGAAGTTGAACGTTCCATGCGTGTCCTTGACGGCGCGGTGATGGTCTACTGTGCGGTAGGCGGTGTGCAACCACAGTCTGAAACCGTATGGCGCCAGGCGAACAAATACAAAGTTCCGCGCATTGCGTTCGTTAATAAAATGGACCGCATGGGCGCGAACTACCTGCGTGTTGTTGATCAGTTGAAAACCCGTCTCGCCGCTAACCCGGTGCCGATTCAACTGGCCATCGGCGCGGAAGAAAAATTCACCGGCGTTGTCGACCTGGTGAAAATGAAAGCCATCAACTGGAGCGAAGCCGACCAGGGCATCACCTTCAATTATGAAGAGATTCCGGCGGATCTGGTTGATTTGGCCCATACCTGGCACCAGCACCTGGTTGAGTCCGCAGCGGAAGCCAACGAAGAGCTGATGGACAAATACCTCGGCGGCGAAGAGCTGACTGAAGAAGAAATCAAGCACGGCCTGCGCCAGCGCGTGCTGAACAACGAAATCATCCTGGTAACCTGCGGTTCTGCGTTCAAGAACAAGGGCGTACAGGCGATGCTGGATGCGGTTATCGAATATCTGCCCGCGCCCACCGATGTTCAGGCCATCAACGGCGTGCTGGAAGACGGCGAAACCCATGCAGAACGCCATTCCAGCGATGCAGAACCGTTCTCGGCGCTGGCGTTTAAAATCGCCACCGACCCGTTTGTGGGTAACCTGACTTTCTTCCGCGTGTATTCCGGCGTGGTTAATTCCGGCGATACCGTGCTGAACTCCGTTAAAGACAAACGCGAACGTTTCGGCCGTATCGTGCAGATGCACGCCAACAAACGTGAAGAAATCAAAGAAGTGCGCGCGGGCGACATCGCCGCGGCCATCGGTTTGAAAGATGTTACCACCGGCGATACCCTGTGCGATCAAAGCGCGCCGATTATCCTGGAGCGTATGGAGTTTCCGGAACCGGTTATCTCCGTTGCCGTTGAACCGAAAACCAAAGCCGACCAGGAAAAAATGGGTCTGGCATTGGGGCGTCTGGCGCAGGAAGACCCGTCTTTCCGCGTATGGACCGATGAAGAATCCGGTCAGACCATCATCGCCGGTATGGGCGAGCTGCATCTTGAAATTCTCGTTGACCGCATGCGTCGCGAATTCAATGTTGAAGCTAACGTCGGCAAACCGCAGGTGGCTTACCGTGAAACAATCCGCAATACTGTAGAACAAGAAGGCAAGTTTGTTCGTCAGTCCGGCGGTCGTGGCCAGTTCGGTCATATCTGGCTGCGTATCGAACCGATGGAGCCCGGTGGTAAAGGCTACGAATTCCTTAATGAAATCGTCGGCGGCGTTGTTCCGAAAGAATACGTCCCCGCGGTGGATAAAGGCGTGCAGGAGCAGCTGAAGAACGGCGTTTTGGCCGGCTATCCGATTGTGGATGTCCGTGTCGCGGCTTTCGATGGTTCTTACCACGAAGTCGACTCCTCGGAAATGGCGTTTAAGATTGCCGCTTCAATGGCGTTTAAAGAAGGCTTCATGAAAGCCAAACCGGTTCTGCTGGAACCTATCATGAAAGTCGAAGTTGAAACGCCTGAAGACTATATGGGTGACGTGATCGGTGACCTGAACCGTCGTCGCGGTATGATCGACGGCATGGAAGATACTGCGACCGGCAAAACGGTTCGTGCGCAGGTCCCCTTGTCTGAAATGTTTGGTTATGCTACAGATCTGCGTTCACAGACTCAGGGCCGTGCTTCTTACTCCATGGAGTTCCTGAAGTACAATGAGGCACCGAACAACGTTGCTCAGGCCATTATCGAAGCCCGTAAAGCTAAATAA
- the tuf gene encoding elongation factor Tu: MSKEKFQRTKPHVNVGTIGHVDHGKTTLTAAITTVLAKAYGGSARAFDQIDNAPEEKARGITINTSHVEYDTPSRHYAHVDCPGHADYVKNMITGAAQMDGAILVVAATDGPMPQTREHILLARQVGVPYIIVFMNKCDMVDDEELLELVEMEVRELLSQYDFPGDDTPVIRGSALKALEGDEAWTSKILELAEALDTYIPEPVRAIDKPFLLPIEDVFSISGRGTVVTGRVERGVVKVGEEVEIVGIKPTVKTTCTGVEMFRKLLDEGRAGENVGVLLRGTKRDEVERGQVLAKPGTIHPHTQFESEVYILSKDEGGRHTPFFKGYRPQFYFRTTDVTGTIELPEGVEMVMPGDNIKMVVNLIAPIAMDDGLRFAIREGGRTVGAGVVAKVIA, from the coding sequence GTGTCTAAAGAAAAGTTTCAACGTACAAAACCGCACGTTAACGTCGGCACCATCGGCCACGTTGACCATGGTAAAACGACCCTGACCGCCGCCATCACCACCGTATTGGCTAAAGCCTACGGCGGCAGCGCCCGCGCCTTCGATCAGATCGACAACGCGCCGGAAGAAAAGGCCCGTGGTATCACCATCAACACCTCTCACGTTGAATACGATACCCCGTCCCGCCACTACGCGCACGTTGACTGCCCCGGGCATGCCGACTACGTGAAAAACATGATCACCGGTGCAGCCCAGATGGACGGCGCGATCCTGGTGGTAGCGGCAACCGACGGCCCGATGCCGCAGACCCGCGAGCACATCCTGCTGGCTCGCCAGGTAGGCGTGCCTTACATCATCGTCTTCATGAACAAATGCGACATGGTGGATGACGAAGAGCTGCTGGAACTGGTTGAAATGGAAGTACGCGAACTGCTGTCGCAGTACGATTTCCCGGGCGACGACACGCCGGTAATCCGCGGTTCCGCCCTGAAAGCGCTGGAAGGCGACGAAGCCTGGACCTCCAAGATCCTGGAACTGGCCGAAGCGCTGGACACCTACATCCCGGAACCGGTTCGCGCCATTGACAAGCCGTTCCTGCTGCCGATCGAAGACGTATTCTCCATCTCCGGCCGCGGCACCGTGGTAACCGGTCGTGTGGAACGCGGCGTGGTGAAAGTAGGTGAAGAAGTTGAAATCGTCGGCATCAAACCGACCGTGAAAACCACCTGCACCGGCGTTGAAATGTTCCGTAAACTGCTGGATGAAGGCCGTGCCGGTGAAAACGTGGGCGTGCTGCTGCGCGGTACCAAACGTGATGAAGTTGAACGCGGCCAGGTACTGGCTAAACCGGGTACCATCCATCCGCATACCCAGTTCGAATCAGAAGTCTATATTCTGAGCAAAGATGAAGGCGGCCGCCATACGCCGTTCTTCAAAGGCTACCGTCCTCAGTTCTACTTCCGTACCACTGACGTGACCGGAACCATCGAACTGCCGGAAGGCGTGGAAATGGTGATGCCTGGCGACAACATCAAGATGGTTGTAAACCTGATTGCCCCTATCGCCATGGACGACGGCTTGCGTTTCGCTATTCGCGAAGGCGGCCGTACCGTTGGCGCCGGCGTGGTAGCCAAGGTTATCGCTTAA
- the bfd gene encoding bacterioferritin-associated ferredoxin: MYVCLCNAVSDEAIRDAVRQYQPVSLQELKQIVPVGTKCGKCTCKARVIMEDELQIIMSYEKLLN; the protein is encoded by the coding sequence ATGTACGTTTGTTTATGTAATGCGGTAAGTGACGAAGCCATCCGTGATGCTGTCAGACAGTACCAACCCGTGTCGCTTCAAGAGCTTAAACAGATTGTTCCGGTAGGCACCAAATGCGGTAAGTGCACCTGCAAGGCGCGGGTCATCATGGAAGATGAACTACAGATCATTATGAGTTATGAAAAATTGCTTAATTAG
- the bfr gene encoding bacterioferritin — protein MKGDAQVITHLNKLLGNELVAINQYFLHARMFKNWGLMRLNDVEYHESIDEMKHADRYIERILFLEGLPNLQDLGPLNIGQDVEEMLRSDLNLELQGAQDLREGINYADSVRDYVSRDMLIEILTDEEEHIDFLETELELIGRIGAQNYLQSQLKDAAQ, from the coding sequence ATGAAAGGCGATGCCCAAGTAATAACCCATCTCAATAAACTGCTCGGCAACGAGCTGGTTGCCATCAATCAGTATTTCCTGCATGCACGGATGTTCAAAAATTGGGGTCTGATGCGGCTAAACGACGTCGAATATCACGAATCCATTGATGAAATGAAGCATGCCGATCGTTATATCGAACGCATACTTTTCCTGGAAGGGCTGCCGAATCTGCAGGACCTCGGCCCCCTTAACATCGGCCAGGATGTGGAAGAAATGCTGCGCTCGGATCTTAACCTTGAACTGCAAGGGGCTCAGGATCTCCGTGAAGGCATCAATTATGCCGATAGCGTTCGGGATTATGTGAGCCGCGATATGCTCATCGAAATTCTCACGGATGAAGAAGAACATATTGATTTTCTTGAAACCGAGCTGGAACTGATCGGCCGCATCGGCGCGCAAAATTACCTCCAATCCCAGTTGAAAGATGCTGCGCAATAA
- a CDS encoding prepilin peptidase: MAQWLLIASVALYGVIMGHLTGRILQSMPAWAFSAGARGVGYGSPASRRPALGRNRPRRNSYAGSYGCESSCALVFTAMLIIGGPGMNLPVGLLFGLFLLTLSWVDALTLLLPDRLNGPLLACGLASHVTAWDGADAFKNGLLGAICGAMALWGVQRLFRRVKGYEGLGGGDIKLLAALGAWLGWQALPGLCCYAALSGLAVCAVSGSTQGKIPFGPCLALAGWVIYISP; the protein is encoded by the coding sequence GTGGCGCAGTGGCTGCTTATCGCCTCTGTCGCGCTGTATGGCGTGATAATGGGGCATCTGACCGGGCGTATCCTGCAATCGATGCCGGCATGGGCATTTTCCGCCGGCGCGCGGGGCGTCGGTTACGGCTCGCCGGCATCCCGGCGGCCGGCTTTGGGGCGGAACCGCCCGCGACGTAATTCATACGCCGGCTCATACGGCTGTGAAAGCAGTTGTGCCCTGGTGTTCACCGCCATGCTGATTATCGGCGGGCCCGGGATGAATCTTCCCGTCGGGCTGCTCTTTGGCTTGTTTTTGCTGACCCTCAGTTGGGTCGACGCCCTTACCCTGCTGTTGCCGGACCGGCTGAACGGCCCGCTTCTGGCCTGCGGGCTCGCAAGCCACGTCACTGCATGGGATGGGGCAGATGCGTTCAAGAACGGGCTGCTTGGGGCGATATGCGGCGCTATGGCGCTCTGGGGTGTTCAACGCCTGTTTCGGCGGGTAAAGGGTTATGAGGGTCTAGGGGGCGGCGATATTAAGCTGCTGGCTGCCCTTGGTGCCTGGCTGGGGTGGCAGGCGTTGCCGGGATTATGCTGCTACGCGGCGTTAAGCGGACTGGCCGTCTGTGCCGTAAGCGGAAGCACACAGGGGAAAATCCCCTTCGGCCCATGCCTGGCGTTGGCCGGCTGGGTGATATACATCAGTCCGTAG